From the genome of Bosea sp. Tri-49, one region includes:
- a CDS encoding RidA family protein, giving the protein MTKMLCGLALAGALVLPVSVQAQTAGKTVISTPNAPEAIGPYSQAIRAGNTVFLAGQIPIDPKTKQLMKDASIEDQTKLVLDNLKAVLEADGLTMDNVVSTSVFMKDLNEFGKMNEVYATYFKTAPPARATVEVARLPRDVKVEIGAIAVRP; this is encoded by the coding sequence ATGACCAAGATGCTTTGCGGGCTCGCTCTGGCGGGCGCGCTTGTCCTGCCGGTTTCCGTGCAGGCGCAGACCGCCGGCAAGACGGTGATCTCGACGCCGAACGCACCGGAGGCGATCGGCCCCTATTCGCAGGCGATCAGGGCCGGAAACACGGTCTTCCTGGCCGGGCAGATCCCGATCGATCCCAAGACCAAGCAGCTGATGAAGGACGCCAGCATCGAGGATCAGACCAAGCTCGTCCTCGACAATCTCAAGGCCGTACTCGAGGCCGACGGACTGACGATGGACAACGTCGTCTCGACCAGCGTTTTCATGAAAGACCTCAACGAGTTCGGCAAGATGAACGAAGTCTATGCGACCTATTTCAAGACGGCTCCACCGGCGCGCGCGACCGTCGAGGTCGCCCGTCTCCCCAGAGATGTGAAGGTCGAGATCGGCGCCATCGCCGTCCGCCCCTGA
- the mtnA gene encoding S-methyl-5-thioribose-1-phosphate isomerase, with protein sequence MNIHGKHYRTIWLDEDGWGVRVIDQTRLPFHFETVRLSTAEEAAHAIRHMTVRGAPLIGATAAYGVALALRVDASNTALEQALTLLSATRPTAVNLHWALARMRRRLVDLPTSERVAAAYAEAAAICDEDVALCRAIGEHGLGVIREITSKKPAGESVNILTHCNAGWLATVDWGTALAPIYLAHDAGIPVHVWVDETRPRNQGAALTAYELGSHGVPHAVIVDNAGGHLMQHGLVDMVIVGTDRTTATGDVANKIGTYLKALAARDNGVPFYVALPSPTIDWTLQDGLREIPIEERSEREVTHLFGQSEDGRTGFFQVAAPGSPARNPAFDVTPARLVTGLITERGIAPASAEGLRRLFPDLAQGQAA encoded by the coding sequence ATGAACATCCACGGGAAGCACTACCGCACCATCTGGCTCGACGAGGACGGCTGGGGCGTGCGCGTCATCGACCAGACGCGGCTACCCTTCCATTTCGAGACGGTGAGGCTTTCGACCGCCGAGGAGGCGGCGCATGCCATCCGCCACATGACGGTCCGTGGCGCGCCGCTGATCGGCGCGACGGCGGCCTATGGCGTCGCACTGGCGCTGCGCGTCGATGCCTCCAACACCGCTCTGGAGCAGGCGCTGACACTGCTCAGCGCGACCCGGCCGACCGCAGTCAATCTGCACTGGGCGCTGGCGAGGATGCGCAGGCGCCTGGTCGATCTTCCGACGTCCGAGCGGGTCGCGGCGGCCTATGCCGAGGCGGCGGCGATCTGCGACGAGGATGTCGCACTTTGCCGCGCTATCGGCGAGCACGGGCTCGGCGTCATCCGCGAGATCACGTCGAAGAAGCCGGCGGGCGAGTCGGTCAATATCCTGACCCACTGCAACGCCGGCTGGCTCGCCACAGTCGACTGGGGCACGGCGCTGGCGCCGATTTATCTCGCTCATGACGCCGGCATCCCCGTCCATGTCTGGGTCGATGAAACCCGGCCGCGCAACCAGGGCGCGGCGCTGACGGCATATGAGCTCGGCAGTCACGGCGTGCCGCATGCGGTGATCGTTGACAATGCCGGCGGCCACCTGATGCAGCACGGCCTTGTCGACATGGTGATTGTCGGCACCGACCGCACGACGGCGACCGGCGATGTCGCCAACAAGATCGGCACCTATCTCAAGGCGCTGGCGGCCAGGGACAATGGGGTGCCCTTCTACGTCGCGCTGCCGTCGCCGACGATCGACTGGACCTTGCAGGACGGGCTGAGGGAGATCCCGATCGAGGAGCGCAGCGAGCGCGAGGTCACGCATCTGTTCGGCCAGAGCGAGGATGGCCGCACCGGCTTCTTCCAGGTCGCGGCGCCCGGCAGCCCGGCCCGCAATCCGGCTTTCGACGTCACGCCGGCCCGGCTCGTCACCGGTCTCATCACCGAGCGCGGCATCGCGCCGGCGAGCGCCGAGGGATTGCGCCGCCTCTTTCCGGATCTCGCGCAGGGACAGGCGGCATGA
- a CDS encoding ABC transporter ATP-binding protein, which yields MFAPLFRFLESRIDVFAPFDERKTPPTGVFRFMWHHIKGVKGWMALIMLTGLGFSGIEAAMYLMVGWFVDLLAKNSPEQVFSEHGGLLIGAAILVTVFRPLIYFANHAIVDQVVVPQITNQIRWRNHVYTLGHALSYFQNDFAGRLSSRVIQAGQAIRGATIEVIDDLWYALIFASVALGFFGSTSIWLAMPVLVWLAAYVVLLIYFVPRAKKRSEANSLGRSSTTGRIVDAYTNILTVKLFARADAERSAVRDALTRWNASFLNLSRLITGVSVILQTMNSLLVVATAWLCLHLWSQGEMTPGAVAAAIGLVLRLVQMSSWLIHLVRGVFENIGSVQESMETIAKPHDLPDAADAVPLKVAQGGVRFEHVRFNYGKPLGLFDDLNLEIKPGEKIGLVGPSGAGKSTLVNLLLRLYPLDAGRILIDGQDIARVTQESLRSQIGMVTQDNSLLHRSIGDNIAYGRIGATQEDIAAAARRAAAHDFVLGLSDQDGRQGFDSRVGERGVKLSGGQRQRIAIARVLLKDAPILILDEATSALDSEVEAEIQAQLSTLMEGKTVIAIAHRLSTIAALDRLIVLDKGRIVDMGSHDELVRRGGLYARLWARQSGGFLALADGDRMPA from the coding sequence ATGTTCGCCCCGCTCTTCCGTTTCCTTGAAAGCCGTATCGACGTCTTCGCGCCGTTCGACGAGCGCAAAACGCCGCCGACAGGCGTGTTCCGCTTCATGTGGCATCACATCAAGGGCGTGAAGGGCTGGATGGCCCTGATCATGCTGACGGGCCTAGGCTTTTCCGGCATCGAAGCGGCGATGTACCTGATGGTCGGCTGGTTCGTTGACTTGCTGGCGAAGAACTCGCCGGAGCAGGTCTTCAGCGAGCATGGCGGGCTGCTGATCGGTGCGGCCATCCTCGTCACGGTGTTCAGGCCGCTGATCTATTTCGCCAATCACGCCATCGTCGACCAGGTCGTGGTGCCGCAGATCACCAACCAGATCCGCTGGCGCAACCATGTCTACACGCTCGGCCACGCGCTCTCCTATTTCCAGAACGACTTCGCCGGCCGGCTCTCCTCGCGGGTGATCCAGGCCGGGCAGGCGATCCGCGGCGCGACGATCGAGGTGATTGACGATCTCTGGTACGCACTGATCTTCGCCTCGGTCGCGCTCGGCTTTTTCGGCTCGACCAGCATCTGGCTCGCCATGCCGGTGCTCGTCTGGCTTGCCGCCTATGTCGTGCTGCTGATCTATTTCGTGCCGCGCGCCAAGAAGCGTTCCGAAGCGAACTCGCTCGGCCGCTCAAGCACGACAGGCCGGATCGTCGACGCCTACACCAATATCCTGACGGTCAAGCTCTTCGCCCGCGCCGATGCCGAGCGCTCGGCCGTGCGCGATGCGCTGACGCGCTGGAACGCCTCCTTCCTCAACCTGTCGCGATTGATCACCGGGGTCAGCGTCATCCTGCAGACGATGAACAGTCTGCTCGTGGTGGCGACGGCCTGGCTCTGCCTGCATCTATGGAGCCAGGGCGAGATGACACCCGGTGCGGTCGCGGCTGCGATCGGGCTCGTGCTGCGCCTCGTGCAGATGTCGAGCTGGCTGATCCATCTGGTGCGCGGCGTCTTCGAGAATATCGGCTCGGTGCAGGAGAGCATGGAGACGATCGCCAAGCCGCATGACCTGCCGGACGCAGCCGACGCGGTACCGCTCAAGGTCGCTCAGGGCGGCGTGCGCTTCGAGCATGTCCGCTTCAACTACGGCAAGCCGCTGGGTCTGTTCGACGACCTCAACCTGGAGATCAAGCCGGGCGAGAAGATCGGGCTGGTCGGCCCCTCGGGGGCGGGCAAATCGACGCTGGTCAACCTGTTGCTGCGGCTCTATCCGCTGGATGCGGGCCGCATCCTGATCGATGGCCAGGACATCGCCCGAGTGACGCAGGAATCGCTGCGCAGCCAGATCGGCATGGTGACGCAGGACAATTCGCTGCTGCACCGCTCGATCGGCGACAATATCGCTTATGGCCGCATCGGCGCGACCCAGGAGGATATCGCGGCTGCGGCGAGGCGTGCCGCTGCGCATGATTTCGTTCTCGGCCTCAGCGACCAGGACGGGCGCCAGGGCTTCGACTCGCGCGTCGGCGAGCGCGGTGTCAAGCTTTCCGGCGGCCAGCGCCAGCGCATCGCGATCGCGCGCGTGCTGCTCAAGGATGCGCCGATCCTGATCCTCGACGAGGCGACCTCGGCGCTCGATTCGGAGGTGGAGGCCGAGATCCAGGCGCAGCTTTCCACATTGATGGAAGGTAAAACTGTGATCGCGATCGCGCACCGGCTCTCGACCATCGCTGCGCTCGACCGGCTGATCGTCCTCGACAAGGGCCGGATCGTCGACATGGGCAGTCATGACGAGCTGGTGCGGCGTGGAGGCCTCTACGCAAGGCTGTGGGCGCGACAGTCGGGCGGCTTCCTGGCGCTCGCCGACGGCGACAGGATGCCGGCCTGA
- a CDS encoding adenine phosphoribosyltransferase, with protein MDRSALADLKNAIRTIPDYPAPGIQFRDITTLLGDARAFRRAVDELVQPFAGLKIAKIAGIEARGFILGGAVAHQLSAGFVPVRKKGKLPHETVGMPYSLEYGADEIEVHKDAVSRGERVLLVDDLVATGGTAEAAVKLLSSLGAEVVAACFIIDLPDLGGADKIRRLGVPVRTLVSFAGH; from the coding sequence ATGGACCGTAGCGCCCTCGCCGATTTGAAGAACGCGATCCGGACGATTCCCGACTATCCGGCGCCCGGGATCCAGTTCCGCGACATCACCACGCTGCTCGGCGATGCCCGCGCCTTCCGCCGTGCGGTCGACGAGCTGGTACAGCCTTTTGCCGGCCTGAAGATCGCCAAGATCGCCGGCATCGAGGCGCGCGGCTTCATTCTCGGCGGCGCGGTGGCGCATCAGCTCTCGGCGGGCTTCGTGCCGGTGCGCAAGAAGGGCAAGCTGCCGCATGAGACGGTCGGCATGCCCTATTCGCTCGAATACGGCGCCGACGAGATCGAGGTGCACAAGGATGCGGTCTCGCGCGGCGAGCGCGTCCTGCTGGTCGACGACCTCGTCGCCACTGGCGGCACGGCGGAAGCGGCGGTGAAGCTGCTCTCCTCGCTCGGCGCCGAGGTGGTTGCCGCCTGCTTCATCATCGACCTGCCGGACCTCGGCGGGGCCGATAAGATCAGGCGGCTCGGCGTGCCGGTGCGCACGCTGGTCTCATTCGCCGGGCATTGA
- a CDS encoding sensor domain-containing diguanylate cyclase codes for MKLSRYLLDSLDALGIGVCEYDAQMRALCWNQTFLQFFPEDEGEIYVGEPYGDNLVRFYQRRLSPEEMPEIARHVAEGVTRHENQTQPFEFIHNGRKLRASSLRAPDGGRVRLWQRLDVESHAETAPELVLPVMDALRFIPDGASILDAKERVIAANNAFRRLYDLPKGTPVVGRTLDEIIAWCWREASPAGAWRAAISNGLRYDGVPFEIELPGQRWLRLIARHSTGGVSFFTHADITATKRQQMELLEAQEALRRANVALAELAETDGLTGLANHRRFVARLADASARPEPLSLLMIDVDHFKTINDRFGHLVGDACLKAIAGVIAAQVTSASALVARVGGEEFGVLLGDTPIEAAEEAATAIRRALRRVPWRLLHGELTGVTVSIGLCAGEGPLDGTSLHARADEALYAAKRNGRDRIEMASPAVASRRIAG; via the coding sequence ATGAAGCTCTCGCGCTATCTGCTCGATTCGCTCGACGCCCTTGGTATAGGCGTTTGCGAATACGATGCGCAGATGAGGGCTCTGTGCTGGAACCAGACCTTCCTGCAATTCTTCCCCGAGGACGAAGGCGAGATCTACGTCGGCGAGCCCTATGGGGACAATCTGGTGCGGTTCTATCAGCGCCGCCTCTCGCCGGAGGAAATGCCGGAGATTGCGCGACATGTCGCAGAAGGCGTGACGCGCCACGAGAACCAGACCCAACCCTTCGAATTCATCCATAACGGCCGTAAGCTGCGTGCATCATCACTGCGGGCGCCGGATGGCGGCCGCGTGCGGCTGTGGCAACGGCTGGATGTCGAGAGCCATGCCGAAACGGCCCCCGAACTGGTGCTGCCGGTGATGGATGCGCTCCGCTTCATCCCGGACGGCGCCAGCATTCTGGATGCGAAGGAGCGGGTGATCGCCGCCAACAACGCGTTCCGGCGGCTCTATGATCTGCCAAAAGGCACGCCGGTGGTCGGCCGCACATTGGACGAGATCATCGCCTGGTGCTGGCGCGAGGCCTCGCCGGCCGGCGCCTGGCGGGCGGCGATCAGCAACGGCCTGCGCTATGACGGCGTGCCCTTCGAGATCGAGTTGCCCGGCCAGCGCTGGCTCCGGCTGATCGCACGGCACAGCACCGGCGGCGTCAGCTTCTTCACCCATGCCGACATCACGGCCACCAAGCGCCAGCAGATGGAGCTGCTGGAAGCGCAGGAGGCCTTGCGCCGGGCCAATGTGGCGCTGGCCGAACTCGCCGAGACGGACGGGCTGACCGGCCTTGCCAATCACCGTCGCTTTGTCGCCCGTCTCGCCGATGCGTCAGCCCGACCGGAGCCGCTCTCGCTGCTGATGATCGACGTCGATCACTTCAAGACGATCAACGACCGTTTCGGCCATCTCGTCGGCGACGCCTGCCTCAAGGCCATTGCCGGGGTCATCGCGGCACAGGTCACGTCGGCTTCGGCGCTGGTGGCCCGGGTTGGCGGCGAGGAGTTCGGTGTCCTGCTCGGCGACACGCCGATCGAAGCGGCCGAGGAGGCTGCGACAGCCATCCGCCGTGCCTTGCGGCGCGTGCCGTGGCGCCTGCTTCATGGCGAACTGACAGGGGTGACTGTCTCGATCGGACTTTGCGCGGGAGAAGGACCGCTGGACGGCACGAGCCTCCACGCCCGTGCCGACGAGGCGCTCTATGCAGCCAAGCGCAATGGCCGCGACCGCATCGAGATGGCGAGCCCTGCGGTGGCTTCGCGGCGCATCGCCGGGTAG
- the petA gene encoding ubiquinol-cytochrome c reductase iron-sulfur subunit — MAHATETTGTEPTRRDFLFLTTAAVGVVGAGSLLLPLVGQLAPDAQVVAAGAPIDLDLAPIAEGQAIKLFWRGKLIFVRNRTKKEIDEALAVNIATLRDPQTDQQRTKAGHEKYLVVYGSCTHLGCVPLGSSPGEPKGEFDGWFCPCHGSHYDSSGRIRKGPAPLNLPVPPYAFTADTKIKIG; from the coding sequence GTGGCGCACGCGACAGAGACGACTGGCACCGAACCCACCCGCCGCGATTTTCTGTTCCTGACCACTGCCGCGGTCGGCGTGGTCGGTGCCGGTTCGCTGCTGCTGCCGTTGGTCGGCCAGCTGGCGCCCGACGCGCAGGTCGTCGCCGCCGGCGCGCCGATCGATCTCGATCTCGCCCCGATCGCGGAAGGCCAGGCAATCAAGCTGTTCTGGCGCGGCAAGCTGATCTTCGTGCGCAACCGCACCAAGAAGGAGATCGACGAGGCGCTCGCCGTCAACATCGCGACGCTGCGTGATCCGCAGACCGACCAGCAGCGCACCAAGGCCGGCCACGAGAAATATCTCGTCGTCTACGGCAGCTGCACCCATCTCGGCTGCGTGCCGCTGGGCAGCTCCCCGGGCGAGCCGAAAGGCGAGTTCGACGGCTGGTTCTGCCCCTGCCACGGCTCGCACTACGATTCCTCCGGCCGCATCCGCAAGGGTCCCGCGCCGCTGAACCTGCCGGTGCCGCCTTATGCGTTCACCGCGGACACCAAGATCAAGATCGGCTGA
- a CDS encoding cytochrome b: MSGHSTYQPKTGIERWLDARLPIVRLVHDSAISYPVPRNLNYLWTFGGILAFMLVAQIITGVILAMHYTPNAALAFNSVEHIMRDVNFGWLLRYLHSNGASMFFVAVYIHIFRGLYYGSYKAPREVLWILGVIIFLLMMATAFMGYVLPWGQMSFWGATVITNLFSALPVIGETIVTFLWGGYSVDNPTLNRFFSLHFLLPFMIAGVVGLHIWALHHVGQNNPTGVEVKDVRKDTVPFTPYATIKDLFGMVCFMLVFAWFVFYQPNFMGHADNYIPANPAATPAHIVPEWYFLPFYAILRAIPDKLGGVLAMGGAIVILAFLPWIDTSKVKSMTYRPIARQFFWMFVLVCIGLGYLGAMPADEPYVTISRILTVLYFGFFAALALIGIFEKPTQLPTSIADSVLGGSGARLAHATASEPNVKG, translated from the coding sequence ATGAGCGGGCACAGCACCTACCAACCGAAGACGGGAATCGAGCGCTGGCTCGATGCGCGCCTGCCGATCGTGCGGCTGGTGCACGATTCGGCGATCTCCTATCCCGTGCCGCGCAACCTCAACTATCTCTGGACCTTCGGCGGCATCCTCGCATTCATGCTGGTGGCGCAGATCATCACCGGCGTGATCCTGGCGATGCACTACACGCCGAACGCCGCACTCGCCTTCAACTCCGTCGAGCACATCATGCGCGACGTGAACTTCGGCTGGCTGCTGCGCTATCTGCACTCCAACGGCGCCTCGATGTTCTTCGTCGCCGTCTACATCCACATCTTCCGCGGCCTCTATTACGGCTCGTACAAGGCGCCGCGCGAGGTGCTGTGGATACTCGGCGTGATCATCTTCCTCTTGATGATGGCCACGGCGTTCATGGGCTACGTGCTGCCCTGGGGCCAGATGTCGTTCTGGGGCGCGACCGTCATCACCAACCTGTTCTCGGCGCTGCCGGTGATCGGCGAGACGATCGTCACCTTCCTGTGGGGCGGTTATTCGGTCGACAACCCGACGCTGAACCGCTTCTTCTCGCTGCACTTCCTGCTGCCGTTCATGATCGCCGGCGTCGTCGGGCTGCACATCTGGGCGCTGCACCATGTCGGCCAGAACAACCCGACCGGCGTCGAGGTAAAGGACGTCCGCAAGGACACCGTGCCGTTCACCCCCTATGCGACCATCAAGGACCTGTTCGGCATGGTCTGCTTCATGCTGGTCTTCGCCTGGTTCGTATTCTACCAGCCGAATTTCATGGGGCATGCCGACAACTATATCCCGGCCAACCCGGCGGCGACGCCTGCTCACATCGTGCCTGAATGGTACTTCCTGCCGTTCTACGCGATCCTGCGCGCCATCCCCGACAAGCTCGGCGGCGTGCTCGCCATGGGCGGCGCGATCGTGATCCTCGCCTTCCTGCCCTGGATCGACACGTCCAAGGTCAAGTCGATGACCTATCGGCCGATCGCGCGCCAGTTCTTCTGGATGTTCGTGCTGGTCTGCATCGGGCTCGGCTATCTCGGCGCCATGCCGGCCGACGAGCCCTACGTGACCATCTCGCGTATCCTGACCGTGCTGTATTTCGGCTTCTTCGCGGCGCTGGCGCTGATCGGCATCTTCGAAAAGCCGACGCAGCTGCCGACCTCCATTGCCGACTCGGTGCTCGGCGGCTCGGGCGCGCGCCTGGCCCACGCCACCGCTTCCGAACCGAACGTCAAGGGTTGA
- a CDS encoding S-methyl-5'-thioadenosine phosphorylase yields MAEAVLGIIGGSGIYDLPGLSDLREERIESPWGEPSDLLRIGRMGETKIVFLPRHGRGHAIPPSEINYRANIDVLKRAGVTDLVSLSACGSYKAELYPGLFVLVDQFVDRTAGRASSFFGRGCVAHVSVAHPVGPALQDRIAAAATAEELPFVRGGTLVTMEGPQFSTLAESLTYKGLGYDLIGMTAMPEAKLAREAEITYATVAMVTDYDCWHEEHGAVDVASVIAVLHANADRARQLVARLAADFPRERELCPAGSHNALDFAIVTAPEFRDPKLMAKLDAVAGRVLKA; encoded by the coding sequence ATGGCTGAAGCGGTTCTGGGCATCATCGGCGGCTCCGGCATCTACGATCTGCCGGGGCTCAGCGACCTGCGCGAGGAGCGGATCGAGAGCCCCTGGGGCGAGCCCTCCGACCTGCTCCGGATCGGACGGATGGGGGAGACGAAGATCGTCTTCCTGCCGCGCCATGGCCGCGGCCATGCGATCCCGCCCTCGGAGATCAACTATCGTGCCAATATCGACGTGCTGAAGCGGGCGGGCGTCACCGACCTCGTCTCGCTCTCGGCCTGCGGTTCCTACAAGGCCGAACTCTACCCCGGCCTGTTCGTGCTGGTCGACCAGTTCGTCGACCGCACCGCCGGCCGCGCCAGCTCTTTCTTCGGCCGTGGCTGCGTCGCGCATGTCTCGGTGGCGCACCCGGTCGGGCCGGCGCTGCAGGACCGGATCGCCGCAGCAGCGACGGCGGAAGAGCTGCCCTTCGTCAGAGGCGGCACGCTCGTCACCATGGAAGGCCCGCAATTCTCGACGCTGGCCGAATCGCTGACCTACAAAGGCCTCGGCTACGATCTGATCGGCATGACGGCGATGCCCGAGGCCAAGCTCGCGCGCGAGGCCGAGATCACCTACGCCACCGTCGCCATGGTGACCGACTATGATTGCTGGCACGAGGAGCATGGTGCGGTCGACGTCGCCTCTGTCATCGCCGTGCTGCATGCCAATGCCGACAGGGCGCGTCAGCTGGTGGCGCGGCTGGCGGCCGATTTTCCGCGCGAGCGTGAGCTTTGCCCGGCCGGCTCGCACAATGCTCTCGACTTCGCGATCGTCACCGCGCCGGAGTTCCGCGATCCCAAGCTCATGGCCAAGCTCGATGCAGTGGCTGGGCGGGTGCTGAAAGCCTGA
- a CDS encoding class II aldolase/adducin family protein: MNEQALRQEIVEVAQAIDRAGFCPSKSGNVSARFEGGLLITPSGLPYARTKPEDLIHLSLDGTVVSGGRKPSSEWPFHVEIYKARPDAQAIVHTHSPRATALSSARRGIPAFHYMIALCGGADVRCADYATFGSPELAANAVRALEGRKAVLLANHGVIALGASLAGAHTIVAEVENLAGQYLDLLASGLEPVILDAAEMERVSARFAGYGKVG, from the coding sequence ATGAACGAGCAGGCGTTGCGGCAGGAGATCGTCGAGGTCGCGCAGGCGATCGACCGCGCCGGCTTCTGCCCGTCGAAATCGGGCAATGTCTCGGCCCGCTTCGAAGGCGGGTTGCTGATCACCCCGTCGGGCCTGCCCTATGCAAGGACGAAGCCGGAGGACCTGATCCATCTCTCGCTCGATGGCACGGTCGTGTCGGGCGGGCGCAAGCCCTCGTCGGAATGGCCGTTCCACGTCGAAATCTACAAGGCGCGCCCGGATGCGCAGGCGATCGTCCACACGCACTCGCCGCGGGCGACGGCACTGTCTAGCGCGCGCCGCGGCATTCCAGCCTTCCACTACATGATCGCCCTATGCGGCGGCGCTGATGTGCGCTGTGCCGACTATGCGACCTTCGGCTCGCCGGAGCTCGCTGCCAACGCGGTTCGAGCGCTGGAAGGTCGCAAGGCCGTGCTGCTCGCCAATCACGGCGTGATTGCGCTCGGCGCGAGCCTGGCGGGCGCGCACACCATCGTCGCCGAGGTCGAGAATCTCGCCGGGCAGTATCTCGACCTGCTGGCGTCGGGGCTCGAGCCGGTCATCCTCGATGCGGCCGAGATGGAGCGCGTTTCGGCCAGGTTCGCGGGTTACGGAAAGGTCGGTTGA
- a CDS encoding cytochrome c1 has protein sequence MKTASFRRALTGLVTGLVIAAASPVLAAEGAPKPPRVSWSFSGPFGTFDRAQLQRGFKIYKEVCASCHGASLVSFRNLAEPGGPEFSRGQVAALAATYQIKDGPNEAGEMFERPGRPADRFPSPFPNELAARAANGGAYPVDMSVLAKARTYERGFPWFIIDIFSQYQENGPDYIHALLTGYKDPPQGFPALLPGQNYNEYMSGHLIAMPKPLNDGQVEYPKGADGKPQVPETVDQYSKDVTAFMMWMAEPHLEARKRMGLQVMLFLALFAGLLYFTKKKIWSRLPDHASAH, from the coding sequence ATGAAGACCGCCTCGTTTCGCCGCGCCCTGACGGGCCTCGTCACCGGCCTCGTCATCGCTGCAGCCTCGCCGGTCCTGGCCGCCGAAGGCGCGCCGAAGCCGCCGCGCGTGAGCTGGTCGTTTTCCGGCCCGTTCGGCACGTTCGACCGTGCGCAATTGCAACGCGGCTTCAAGATCTACAAGGAGGTCTGTGCCTCCTGCCATGGCGCCAGTCTGGTCTCGTTCCGCAATCTTGCCGAGCCCGGTGGGCCGGAGTTCTCGCGCGGCCAGGTGGCTGCGCTGGCCGCGACCTATCAGATCAAGGACGGCCCCAACGAAGCGGGCGAGATGTTCGAGCGTCCCGGCCGCCCGGCCGATCGTTTCCCGTCGCCCTTCCCGAATGAGCTGGCGGCCCGCGCGGCCAATGGCGGGGCCTATCCGGTCGATATGTCGGTGCTGGCCAAGGCGCGCACCTATGAGCGCGGTTTCCCCTGGTTCATCATCGACATCTTCAGCCAGTATCAGGAGAATGGGCCGGACTATATCCATGCGCTCCTGACCGGCTACAAGGACCCGCCGCAGGGGTTCCCGGCGCTGCTGCCCGGCCAGAACTACAACGAATACATGTCCGGCCACCTGATCGCGATGCCGAAGCCGCTCAATGACGGCCAGGTCGAGTATCCGAAGGGCGCGGACGGCAAGCCGCAGGTGCCTGAGACGGTCGATCAGTACTCCAAGGACGTCACCGCCTTCATGATGTGGATGGCGGAGCCGCATCTCGAGGCGCGCAAGCGCATGGGCCTGCAGGTGATGCTCTTCCTCGCGCTCTTTGCCGGCCTGCTCTACTTCACCAAGAAGAAGATCTGGTCGCGCCTGCCCGACCACGCCTCGGCGCACTGA
- a CDS encoding cystathionine beta-lyase, whose amino-acid sequence MAKARQLGWKSRLVHSAAKTPDGFSSLITPVYRGSTTLFRDAASVGDTWRQDEAPYTYGLYGTPTTLELAARIAELEGATHTFLAPGGQAALALVNLAFLGPGDHVLTPESIYGPHRLVGEGLLRKVGVEVEYYDPLIGEDIAGLLRDNTRLIWCESPGSVTMEVQDLPAIARAASGRDITIAIDNTYSAGVMFDAFGHGAHITLQALTKYLGGHSDILMGSISVRDEARYARIGEMHQMLGMAVSPDDCSLVLRGLQTLGVRLERLEASCLTIAKWLEQRSEIERVLHPALPSSPGHAIWKRDFTGSASVFSIVFKDGYAEKDLLGFIDALTLFKIGYSWGGITSLAVPYFHVRRQHRAYGSRLVRLNIGLEDVEDLLADLEDAFATLPKGL is encoded by the coding sequence ATGGCCAAGGCAAGACAGCTCGGCTGGAAATCGAGGCTGGTTCACTCGGCTGCCAAGACTCCCGACGGCTTCAGCTCGCTGATCACGCCGGTCTATCGCGGCTCGACGACGCTGTTCAGGGACGCAGCCTCGGTCGGCGATACCTGGCGGCAAGACGAGGCGCCCTACACCTACGGGCTCTACGGAACCCCAACGACGCTGGAGCTCGCGGCGCGGATCGCCGAACTGGAGGGCGCGACGCATACCTTTCTGGCTCCCGGCGGCCAGGCCGCACTCGCGCTGGTCAATCTCGCTTTCCTCGGCCCCGGCGACCATGTCCTGACACCGGAGTCGATCTATGGCCCCCACCGCCTCGTCGGGGAAGGCTTGCTGCGCAAGGTCGGGGTTGAGGTCGAGTATTATGACCCGCTGATCGGCGAAGACATCGCCGGGCTGCTGCGTGACAACACCCGGCTGATCTGGTGCGAGAGCCCGGGCTCGGTGACGATGGAGGTGCAGGATCTGCCGGCGATCGCGCGCGCCGCAAGCGGGCGCGACATCACCATCGCGATCGACAACACCTATTCCGCCGGCGTGATGTTCGATGCGTTCGGCCACGGTGCTCATATCACTCTGCAGGCGCTGACCAAATACCTCGGCGGCCATAGCGACATTCTGATGGGCTCGATCTCGGTCAGGGACGAGGCGCGCTATGCCAGGATCGGCGAGATGCACCAGATGCTCGGCATGGCGGTCTCGCCCGACGATTGCAGTCTCGTGCTGCGCGGGCTGCAGACATTGGGCGTTCGACTGGAGAGGCTCGAAGCATCCTGCCTCACCATCGCCAAATGGCTGGAGCAGCGCTCCGAGATCGAGCGCGTGCTGCATCCGGCCCTCCCTTCCTCGCCCGGGCACGCGATCTGGAAGCGCGATTTTACCGGCTCGGCCAGCGTCTTCTCGATCGTCTTCAAGGACGGCTATGCAGAGAAGGACCTGCTCGGCTTCATCGACGCGCTGACGCTCTTCAAGATCGGCTATAGCTGGGGCGGCATAACCAGCTTGGCGGTGCCGTATTTCCATGTCCGGCGCCAGCATCGCGCCTACGGCTCGCGCCTCGTGCGGCTGAACATCGGGCTCGAAGACGTCGAGGACCTCCTCGCCGATCTGGAGGATGCGTTCGCGACCCTGCCGAAAGGGCTCTAG